In the Pleurodeles waltl isolate 20211129_DDA chromosome 3_1, aPleWal1.hap1.20221129, whole genome shotgun sequence genome, aaattaatcaaattaagtctaaaatatgttaaaagaagGTGATGATTTGCATTCTCGATCCATATCCAAAACAACTCGTACCTTCTCCTCCCAACAGATTCCATACCTAGTTTTCCCAATCGACTTGGCATTCGGTGGAAGATGTGTAGGGGAATTGAACCATTTTTTAAACCTAATCTGTGAAAGACCGATTTAACATACATCAACCAGGGTATCTTGTTCACATTTTCTCAAGCTAGGCAGTCTGACATGCAGGCTCTAAGTAATGCTGCCTCTGGTTTTGCCAGCACTTAACCCACAAAAGGAGTGGTGGGATTATTATTTGATCGTCTGTGTAGGGGAGGCCCAACTACTCATGACATATAAAATTTGCTGTATTTATTGGGACGGCAAGCAACCTGCGAGGAAAGACATTCTCAGTATATTGGAGTTTATCTGATTTTTTGGTATCCCCAAACTCCTGCCCTGTAAGTGGTCGCAGCCATGCATTTGGCTTTGTACAGGGTGACCATCTCTGCCAAAGGTTTTTGGCCTAATGACCTAGCGAATCGAAAACAAATGACCGCCACATTCCTTCCCAGTTGTTGGGTTTTCATGAGAATGTGTGATTTCCACTCAAGAAATTAACTAAAAACTATACCTAAATAGCTAAAATCATTGGTTCATTTTAAGATAGTGCCCCCAATACTAAACTGCATTGATTTTGGGCATAGTGGCCCACAAGTCATAGTGCACAATTTTAACTAATTTATTTTCAGGTCAAAGCCTTCCATTTATTCAGTAaaaagatctggggccagatgtatgaaatttttttgcactcgcaaacggtgcgaatcgcaaaattcggccgtttgcgagtgcaaaaaagtggtctgcgatgcatgaaaggcatttgcagaccacaaataagaaatcgcaaaaattgcgatttcttgcgttgccacctggttttgcgattcgcaaaatccaaatcgcaaggtgatgctgcaaaaaaaaaaaaaaaaaattcgcaaattgcgattttttgcagaatgccattttgcacatgcaaaataccattaaaagaaaccaggtggtaacctggtgcaaaatttaaaaatgcatttaaaatgcatttttaaattgtacatgtaaagcacacatgcccttttggcatatgtgcaccttacatgtccccaaaaatgtttttggggtgcagcagagggggccttaggtccccagcactctgaggttttccatttccaaaattgcgatttctggttcagaaatcgcaattttggaaattcaaaaaattcgcagatatgggccaacaggcccatagctgcgaatggggctggtatcgcaatttgcgattcagtaatagcatttgaaatttttaagaaatcgctattaccgattcgcaaatgtgatacatggcactttgcgagacggaaattgcgatttcttcaaaatcgatatttctgaatcgcaaagggccgtgatgatacatctggcccttagtaacttctGCAGTGCGTTTGGGGTGCGTGCGATCAAAACTGCGCCATCCGCGTACAAGAGTACTGGCACAGAATAATCCCCCAACTTTGGTACGTCCACGCCTGCCTGCGATAAATGTTCTGTGATACCCTTAATACAAAAAAGGCGCTAAAATGCAATCCTGTCTAATGCCTCTCGGTTACTTGAGTCGATAATTCCCCATGTGGGCCATATCAGACTGAGACTTTAAGAtgtaagaaattaaaaaaaatgagcaAATTAGGTTCCACCCCTATGCTCTGCATGGTCTCCCATAGTCTGTCCCTGTTAACCAGATCAAAGGCACTTGACAGGTCAATGAATGCCATGTGAATGGCACCCCCTTTTGCCCTCATATATTTACTGATATCCAAATTTAAATTTAATGTTTGCTCCACAGTTCCTATGCCTGGCCTAAACCCATACTGGACGGGCGTTAAAACCTTATTCTCTTCAGCCTATGTCTGAAGTCAGGTGAGAATCACCCGTCCCAGAATTTTTACTGTTGCATTTAAAATGGAGATAAGCCTGTAACAGGCTGGGCACGATTTATCTCCTTAATTGAAAATGGCCATCCTCCAAGAGTCAGGGATTTCCCCCACCACATCATTTCTTAAAACATTAGTTAATAGTGGGCCCCATAAATCTGTATTAGATTTAAAAATATCCACTAGGACCCCATCCATGCCAGAGGCTTTCCCATGAGTGGATTTATCTAATGCAAAAAGTACTTCACTAATTTATATAAGGAAATCAATGGGTACTGGAACTGGCTCTGGCTGGGCGAAACAATTAGAGGCCCCATATGGGGACAGATCACTTTTTATAGGTTGAAGGACGCCCTTTTAGTGTGTCACCCACTGGGCTTCCGGGATTGTGACTTACAGCTAGGGCATGTCacacaaagaaaagaaacaatgaTTTATAACAACCCAGAACCTTGTGCTGTCTCTACCCCAACTCTCTCCTTATTGCCTAGATCTGGGCCTGTACCAAATTTCTTTAGCACTGTAGTTGAGACATTTACTATTCTGGCACAGATTGTGCACAACACCAGAGCTCGAATCCTCTATGTACCCCCTTAGAGAAATCCTGTGCACAGTTGGCCACTCAAGGATCGTTTGGTTATCCTTTATAAAGAAAGTGTCTAAATCACTTGTGCTTGAGAGTCTGAGTGACAGCCCGGAAAATTCCCATTCGATTTTGAGGAAGTTAATTAAGGATAGATGTAGGGAATATCTTTGGGGTGAATCCATTAAGAACTGTAAAAAGGGGACTCAATCTGATAAATTTTTCGACCATAAGATTGGACCAGCATTTGAGCCTGCTTTAGATGCCATTCAGGGCTCCTTTCCGAGGCAGCTGTATTTGAAGTTTAGATATGGGATTTTCCCCACTTTAGAATTTACAGTGAGGTGTAGTGGAAAAAAATCCCTTAGTATTGTTGGTCCAGCATGTGGCAGTGCCCCTGACacaactttgcatttttttttttttgtgtagcatACTGGCAGCCTTTCAAGGAGGAAGTGGATTGTTCCATTGTGTAAGCTTTTGGGTAGAAGAACATCAGGACCAGCTTTTAGTAGTGTAAAAGCAGATACGAGTGAGGTGGTTGTTATTAGTTTAGCTACATTTTTGCATGCAGCCTGGATCATTCGCAAGAAGCAGGAAACTAGTACTGTTCGGTCAATGTTCCGATTTTATGTTCTaggaaattttctttttttttaagggctTTTTCTAATTATTATGAGTACTGATTTTAACTAGGTaagagaatgtatttatttttgtactttCTCTTTACAgattgtatattttgtgtttttaactACATATTTATTGCATATTTGTAATTGTGCTTTTATAGTTTTTAACTAAATAAGGCGAATTGACTGATAaaaagactcacacatgccaaggcaaaaTAAGAGATGCAagatggatttcaatgcatttattgaagcaattgcatcctattataaaaagCAGCAGCTGCGATGATAATGAAGCTGAACCATAAAACAGAGATCATCTTTACGATTAAGGTAAAGAGAATAAACAACCTCACCATCTTTGTGTAATCCTAAAAACCTAAATGATTCCTACCTAAATCTTATGTCTAAGATCTGACAGCATAGCAGTGGTAACCCATCTGCCTATCCCGGTCTAAGATAAGGACACCAACCCCATgcctgaaaaggctggcaaaggtctgcctgttgtctggatggcaatcctctcggttggctgaagagtcagtgccaggatcagcaaagctgtcaatgtAATGGTGTATTTTGCAGGACGGCCATGAGTGAATGCCCTCCGCCCCCCcttaggcctatgtggtgtttatataataaatcctgcagtgttttaagaacaggcctgatgtgataatatgtctaaGAAATAGGGACTGTCTCCTGAGCTCCTCGGGTGGCAATATACTGagcatgacagccttgaacagggcacaaagtgaaatgtgtgcaaagggtGTCTTCTCAGAAaaaagcagctgattaaaatataaaaacaacaagctaaaagctGGTTGTGCCAAAAAACATGAAATTAATACAAACGTGTCTACGTGTAAAAGGCAAAGGCTATGGGCCTAATGCTAAAACAAGGGTGTTCAACCCAGGGACTAAGGGAAACCCACAACAAACCCACCCTACTCCCTTCAGCTGCACTTTCTTTGTTTCCCACCTTCCTCCCtcttgttgtatttatttattttttcatttacatgATACAAACATGATCCGAATGTATTGGAGCGATTTCCCTTTATTTACTTTGAGCCATGATGCGCACCAGCTCGCGCTGCTGTGCACATGGCATAAAGTAAACAAAAGCAGTAATACGATATGTACAACGCTGACTGCGGCACACCATTGTTCTTATTTACTTTGAGGGCTCACTGGTAAACCCTGTGATAACCTTCTTCTGAGGGGACCACTTCAAGGAAATCTTTATATATCCCCAGAATAATGGGGGATCCTGAACGAAGATGTAGATGCGATCCACATTAGAATAAGAAGTTGGGACTCATATGTATATGCACAAAACATGAACCAGAATGTTTCATAAGGGAAGCCAACAGGCGCGGCATATGCATTTAAGAGAGCAGGCTAAAGGATGACTCCTGTACAATACCATTTTATAAAGATGGGTACCGAGAGTGGTATGGAGGATTGGGGAACTACCTGGTTCCTGCCAAACAGAGAGGAAATAATTCATTTGagacacaaaccaataatgcaCATGTCACTCTAAACTGGAAATGTGTATACATTTAGTATACATATTATATAGGTAAACATACCCACATTACAAGGTCATTTGTGCAGCACATATTTATATTCCTTTGTATTTATTCCTAATTGGTATCTTTTTCACATATTTAAAGATCCTCAGACCTAAACATACGCTGTAATCTCAATGGCGAAATAGCAATCACGCATTTATTGTATTTCAGAGTTCTTTTTTCATGGGATCAATTTACCTGCTGCAACAAGGGTAGAACTGAGATAATATATACATTGTGTAGCTTGTGCTATTTCCATTAGGTACTGCCCTCCATTCGACTACAATCAGAAATGCGCAGATATGCCTAtatacatctagggccagatgtagcaagcagttttgcccattctgtgtctatgggaaaatgtgttcgtacatatggcccctagcccCATAACTTTTAGAATTTTGTATTTTAACTAAACTAAAATACTTATGGATTATTAAGTTCATGGTGTTTTTTATTCACTTACCTAATGTGACCAATCAGCTCAATCAGTTTGTGACTGAAGAAGTAAGCAGTCAGCTCTGAACAATGGCTCAGGACCGAACAAATCCCAAACAGAGTGGTAGAGCCATTCAGGTCCTCCAAGTGCCAGAAGAGAAATGTAAAAACAAAGCCATAGCCAAATCCCATGAACCAGGCTACAAAAAGCACAGAGCTGTATCGCACAGAGCAAATGATTTTGATCAGGTCCCAAAACCTGAAAGACTCCGAGGAGGCCACTGCTTCGCCAGCACTGGAATGGTTGCCTTCTGGGGATGTTGCAGGAGTAGTTCCCTCCCCGTGCGTGACTGTTACCTCCTCTCGGTTGTCGTCTTCTTGTGTTAATTGGTGATAATGGAAACGAAATTGGGTTGACACTATCATGGCTATAGACATCAGAACCCCAAAAACAATAAAAGCAATCCGGTAGTTTTTATAATCTGGCGCTTTGCACCCAATGCCTGTAAAAACTGCATCTATATGGGTGTGGTCGATTCCAATTCCCACAGAGAGCATGGCAAGCCCCCATCCCAATGAACCCCACATTCGTTGCAACCCATAGCGATCCCTATGTTTCCCAAGATATTGCAAAGTCACAGTGTCTACGATGGTCACAGAAGGGGCACTGAAAAACTCTCCAATAATCACAACAAGCAAGATCAATAAAAAAATAGTTTCCACGTTTTCCTCATCATACACAAGTATATATTGATCTGAAGGTGCAGTGGTAGTAGTGGCAGGAGTAGTAGCAGCTTTAGATGTGACTTTTGTTGTAGTTGTTGCACTCTGAGTCATCTCATTTGCAAGTTGACTAGAACTGTTCTCACCAGCGCTTCGAATTATTCGATGCACTGAATTTAGGGCATTAGCTTCACCATGATCAGACATGAAGGCAATGATTTCCTTGCTTAacgggagggcactgtgggctagtAAGTCTCTCTTACGTCTAACATTCTGAGATGTAGCACTTGGCATGGTAAGTAGAGAATTTATTGTGGTGTTTGGGGtaacagttgttgtaagacttccATTTGTAGGGATTACTGGTAAAGGGTTTTTTGGTAAACACCTTAAACTTGCTGGTTTAACAAATCCTATCCCTAAGTTAAATAGAACCCAGCATAGCACAGAGAAGAGAAGCACGATTTTCCCTTTCTTGAAGCGATCTGCCACTATTCCCCAAAATGGAGCACTGCAAAACTCAATGAAGTATCTGATTCCCACCAAGAACCCACTCTGGCTTGGTGACATGCCCAGCTGCTTATAATATACAGGTAAAAGTGGATAAAGTGATCCATAAGCggcataaaagaaaaaataaaaaacttttgaaATGAGGAGGTCATTGTTTATTTTGATGCAGTGCTTTTCTATCCAATCCATGTCGTGGTCTGGAGTAGTTCTAGTTTCAGCGGTAGTAGAGGCCACTTCATTCGGTGTCTGGGTGTGTTCCAATGCAACAGAGTTAAATGGGTCAGCAAGCACATACTTTCTCTTCTGCTCCTCCTCATCGTCAGATAAAATGGCAACTTTGTCATCAGTCGCCATGGCTCAGGGACAACGTCTTGATGTTCAAGCACTGTCAGGAGTATCTTATAGCAGCCCTGTAGAATGAgaagaaaatatatcaaaatatgttTCCGCACAACCAGAGATACCTAAGAAGAAAACGAAGATCTTCTCTGACTGAGTAGAGTGATTAGGTTTAGTATGAAAAAGTCAGTCATCAGAGCAAGGCACTTACACACTTATTAATTACGCTCTAAATCATTATAATGTATGTCTAAAATCTAACAGTTTAGACACTCTGGTCCTCACTGTGAGTTTGCTTGAATTTGGTGCAGGAATGTCGGGGCCTGGAATCTCTGTATAAGCAGTATCGCTACAGTAAATGTCAGCTATTCTGAGTTTGAGCGAAAATTGGGAATAACTGCATGGACCTAGTAAAAAGGGGTCCTTTTTTTCATCACGGCAGGGCCCGGGCAATGCCAACCACATACCTCAACCTGTTCTGCTCTGGGCCAAAGGATGTAGGGGGGTCACTTAGCCCCAGGTTTTGCCATTGGTTATGGCTGCCATTGGCTATAGGAACATAACATGGACAGTAAAAGATCCATTTTTATATTGATCTTTAatttatttacaaaacattatGAAGTTGATGTTGATGAATATCTCGTTAATCATCAAGTTTAAATGTTCTACTGTCACCATACATCTTACACCCTTTTGTATACTTGCAAAGTCCTATGGCTCTATAAAGCCTAATTTTGTTTGCCCCCAGGTATCCAGTCGTGATCTAATGGCGAAAGAATAGAGTCTGCTGTCAAATAAATTACCCTTTAACGTAAAATGTAGCTCCATGGAACAGATGCCCAAGTTCCTCCAGTTACAAGAAAGTTAGCCACTACAAGGGTCAGATTAGAAAACAAATACACTGGTTTGGGACATGCACCAGGTAATCTTTCTCTATTGTAAAGGGCTTAGACTTTTATGTTCAAGCCAGTGTGGCTCATGAAAGATTACACGTTAGATTAAgcaaagagacagagggggtcattctgaccctggcggtaaaatccgccagggccaacgaccgcgggagcaccgccaacaggctggcggtgctcccttgggcattctgaccgcggcggtacagccgcggtcagaaacggaaaaccggcggtgtaccgccggttttccgctgccctggggaatcctccattgcggcgcagcttgctgcgccgccatggggattccgaccgccatcctgttcctggcggttttggccgccaggcacaggatggcggtatggggtgtcgtggggcccgtgcagtgcccatgccaatggcatgggcactgcaggggcccccgtaacagggccccaccaagattttcagtgtctgccatgcagacactgaaaatcgcgacgggtgcaactgcacccgtcgcaccccttccactccgccggctccattcggagccggcatcctcatggaagggtgtttcccgctgggctggcgggcggccttctggcggtcgcccgccagcccagcgggaaacccagaatacccgcggcggtcttttgaccgcgcagcggtattctggcgccgccggccggggtcagaatgacccccagagtctgctcTGATTCACAAGACTGGTGTTTTGAGGGGATATGGGGAGAGGCACAGGATTGGGTTTGGGGACAGAGAGAAAGAGTAAAAGTAAGAGCTGAGGGATGGTTGGAGGGAGTGGTGAGAGCTAAAAGGGGGATGGATAGCGGGAGCTCAGAGGcaaagaggaggaaggagagggagtCTATTTCACTCGCTCATTCCTCAGTggcaagaggagagagagagagagagagaaagaaagagagagagagagaacggttTCAAATTTGGAAACTGGTCATTTGGACCACTCTTGTCACTTTTCTTTATCTTATTCCTTCTGCCGTCCCCTTCTCCTTTTCGATTCCTTTCATCCTTCCTTAATTTAATttcccttcatttttttttatccATTATCCTTTCATCCCGTACCGTTCATCTTTTCTGCATTCCCTGTTTTCTTAATGCCATTCTTCCTCTCTTCCTTCTATCCCTCatccttctttctctcttcctccttcccctcGTCCGATCCCTATACTACTAGTTTCTTAATCTCTTTCTTCTGTAATTCCTTCATAGAGGTATTAGTTCCCAGTAGTTTCTGGAACATAATGGAGCCATACCTGAAAACATATTGACTCTGTTAGAAGGAGTTGAAGCAAACTACGCATAATTAGACATTACCATTGTGGGAACTCACATCTGACCACACAAGCCAAGGAAATACACGTGCGTCTTGACAAACCATGTGACTTACTCACACACACTAAAACAATGCATTTATTTGCATCTACAAGGTAAGTTGCCCCTGCAGGCTACGCTCTGTGATGATGACCACATGACCAGTAAAAAAGCACACATATCAGTGAGCACGGGAGCACCGTTCGCCCCGACAGCACACTTTCTAGAAAACAACCTTACACCAAAGACCTGGCATGGGTAGTCTTGGACGATCTGCGGACATTTTAACGTGGGCAAACATCTCGGGATGTCGGTGTTTGCCCCGCGGTGActgctgtattttttctttttttatgggcGGTGGGTACGCTCAACCCTCCCATGCTCCTGATGCCATCCCCACGGTGCCCACAGGCATCAGCGCTGTGTAATTAAGTGCTGCAGTGCAGGCGGCGAAATGTCAGTCCCAATAATAAACACGGGCTAAAGTCCGCATACCGCCTTAGAAACAACAATATCTGATGGTCACAATACCAAAGAACGACTCTTACATAAGGCACAAGGATGGATTTACAAATTGAAAAGCTCAGTCGTTAGCCTGAATGATGAAATCCCATAGAGCTTTTGTGAGATTGAGAAATACGGCTGTCAATCTGGCCTTCAAATATTTTTAGGGGAACTCTATTATTAACAACTAATGAATAAGCTTAAGGCATGACCTTGTCCACTACAAATACAGGGCTAGTAACAAATAAGGCTTTTACCTTAAAAAATACACAATTTTATTGACACCAATCCATTTATACCTGGGTGAAGGGCAGGGACGAGGCTATATCGTAATATACAAGCAAAGCACATTGAACGGCCGAACTTGTAAAACTGCATAAACTCTTTCCAATACAGTTCGGTAACATCTACAGGTTTGACGTGACATTTGGTTTACTGCATCCATCCTGTTATGTACTAAATATAGAGGTAATCTCCTATTTGACTTATGGTATGGACAATTGCCGTCCTTATGATAGATTGTGACCCAATTTTAACGATCCTTCAAACATACGATTCAACCATCTTAAATTAAATCCATATGCTCAGAACTTAAATTCATTAATATTTAAGGTAATGAAGCAAAAATGGTCACATCTATTGCAAGCGCGACCATTTCAAGATGGTGCCTAATTTAAACGAACCCGCCCCTTGCAGGCTGTGACAAGGCACGCATACAGATGAAGCTAATCTGCGTCTGGTTCAGCGTCTTGACCAATTACCGCAGATAAAATCAACTGATTCGGACTCTTTAAAAACACCCGTCTCCTACTACCCGAGCATTATTCTGGAAAGGGCGGCATGGGTAGGCACACAGGACGGCACGCCTCTAATAGGAAATAGGCATTTCTACCGGCTGACTGTACAGGATATTAAAGGTATTCAAAGTCTGAATTTGGCCTGTAataaatgaccccctaattctgacAGGGTCATGCGACTAAAGGGTGCAACATCACCAGTTCTAACAGTGCACTGACAAACTATAACTATGGTAAAACCCCATAAATATGATATATACCCCACATATATATTTACTGGGGTAAAGTAGCATTCATGTGATCGGTTATTATTGTTTGGAGTGCCCACTCTTAGCATGATAAAAACCTGTAAGTGCTTCCAAGTTCTTACATGTGTTTGTAATACTGGTGTTTGCAATACTGAAAATCACTACGTCTCAAAGTAATGGCTTTCTAATTTCTTTTTCTATGTAACATTATTCTGAAGTTTAGGGCATCTTCTCTTGTTATATAAAATAACACACGAGTTCCTTATCTAGGGACAAACCATATACCCCTTCTAAACTTAAGTGACTGTGTTACTCACTTGATCTTGAAAAGTCTATGTAAGAGATTAGGGTTCTTTCACAAGGTCCAGAAAAGACGCCACTAACTCCTgggcggagtgtgttgaaacatgtCAGCCACCAACTGGACCAACAAATAAGTAATGTTTTAACTAATGTTCCACCTCTATTTTTACTCTTGTCGCAGGTAAGTCCAAGAATAAAAAGTTCTCCTTTGAGGTTACCTGTAGGCAGTCTATATAAAACAAGATTTTTCCAGGTAGGTGCAAAtccacatggacgtcacattattTATGTGTCTCTTAACATAGGAAGGTTATATGATGAACTAAAGAATTCTTTCCTTTCCTTCGCTGATTTATGAGTCCTGAATCTGTCTTCAAAACTATGTGCAAAgtttgtaagagtgtgtgcatgCTGTGTCATGCTGTAAACTGCAAGCTTTCAAAATCAAAGCAGAGGCCTAATGGGTACCTAGCTGAGTTTTTTGAAGATGTTTGCTCGTGCCACGGCCCCAGAGGCTGGATATGTCCCAGGAGGCCCTGAGAACTGGGTCAATTTCCACTGACATAAGTGCGTGCACGGTGGTGGTCCTTCCCAAACCTATTTAGGCACTCACAGAATTTGTCtcctacaggccaatctcctt is a window encoding:
- the MFSD6 gene encoding major facilitator superfamily domain-containing protein 6; the protein is MATDDKVAILSDDEEEQKRKYVLADPFNSVALEHTQTPNEVASTTAETRTTPDHDMDWIEKHCIKINNDLLISKVFYFFFYAAYGSLYPLLPVYYKQLGMSPSQSGFLVGIRYFIEFCSAPFWGIVADRFKKGKIVLLFSVLCWVLFNLGIGFVKPASLRCLPKNPLPVIPTNGSLTTTVTPNTTINSLLTMPSATSQNVRRKRDLLAHSALPLSKEIIAFMSDHGEANALNSVHRIIRSAGENSSSQLANEMTQSATTTTKVTSKAATTPATTTTAPSDQYILVYDEENVETIFLLILLVVIIGEFFSAPSVTIVDTVTLQYLGKHRDRYGLQRMWGSLGWGLAMLSVGIGIDHTHIDAVFTGIGCKAPDYKNYRIAFIVFGVLMSIAMIVSTQFRFHYHQLTQEDDNREEVTVTHGEGTTPATSPEGNHSSAGEAVASSESFRFWDLIKIICSVRYSSVLFVAWFMGFGYGFVFTFLFWHLEDLNGSTTLFGICSVLSHCSELTAYFFSHKLIELIGHIRVLYIGLACNTARYLYISYLENAWTVLPMEVLQGVTHAAIWAACISYLSAAVPPALRTSAQGILQGLHLGLGRGCGAMIGGVMVNYFGVAETFRGVGMACLVILLLFALIQWFVVPPQEEETSMLAERIPVPSSPVPIATIDLVQPHSDNVMPRIEPKLPPKKTKHQEDQEDVNKPAWGVSGSPWVTLAFAFFQVKEMIQLSKSGQNSEKQPLQVNIQNEATQPRDRVGPSPRLGNGDPSIPAATPELQTQPSQPVAVQLPQDVNGVSADSNRQTEPGS